TGTTGTTTTATACTTTTGTTGCGATGTTCTCACTTGTGAGTACAATGTGCGCTAAATTTTCAATGATGACTTATATGCTTTGATTAATCCCCATACCGTCGATTTTAAAAAGGCTTTCTTAAGTCTGACCGTCAGCTTTTTAGTGGTTTTTAGCTTGTTACTTGTTGATTCAGCGGAAGAGTCAGAAAAGCAGTATGGAATTGAAAACCAAGGCGTGACACGCTCTTTAGCGGAGCTCACACAGATCATTAATGCGCTTGAGTACAACATTACAGCACTCTATCCATTGCATAGTGATACATACGTATTCTCACATGAGAAAAAGGTCGAAGGTAAGACGTGTTATTTCATTAGTGAAGAGCAACAAGCCACTCGATTTGATTTTATGTTCTCTGGCCCTAGTGAGATGTGCGATCTAAAGTCGGAGCTTCATTCAGAAGCTGGTAAGCGCATGTTTATCGCACCCACCATGGCTTACTTTGCGAATACTATTGATACCATCTCTGCGATTTACTTTATCTCCAAAGATAAGTTTATCATCTCTTCGCCTTCTGATTTTGCTCGTTACATTAAAGGTGACACCTTTGATTCGATCGTTAATAGCCGTCCTTATTGGGTGAATACGATTCGCTTTGGCTTAGCTCAGGGCCAAGACCAGGTGGTGTATACCGGGCAGTACGATGACTACCTAACGGGGAAGAAGGTTGTAACCTTAACCAAAGGTATCTATGTGGATGGCGAGTTTAAAGGGGTACTCGGTGTTGATGGCTACGTCTCTAATCTGGTCTCGAATCCCGTTCATGGATACAAGGTGACGAGTGCAAGAGGTGTGAACAAATATGGGGTGTTGGACTTTACCTATTCACGGCCTTTGTATGTCGATGGAGTTAATACAGAGTTGTACCTGACTATTGAAGAAGGAAAGAGCGAGCACTTCTTACATATACTGGAACTGGAGCGGGTCCAGTTACTGATTTTATTGGCTTTGTACTTTGTTTCAGCGTTATGGTTATGGCGATTTTATATCAGGCAAGAGCATCAGCGTTTGAATGATTTAGCCATGCAGGATCCTCTTACTGGGTTGTTAAATCGAAGAGGCTTTGAAGAGCGCTTATTAGCACAAGGTGAAGAACCGATTATTGGTGTTGGCGTATTTGATATCGATGATTTCAAAGAGGTGAATGACCAGTATGGTCATAAGGTGGGGGATGAGGTGATTTGTCATGTTGCCCAGTTAATGCTGAACAGTGTTAGGCAGCAAGATATTGTGGCTCGATTTGGTGGTGAAGAGTTTGTTGTCGCGATTACGGGTGAATCATCCGAATTACTGTCATCGATCTTTGAACGAATTCAAAACGACATTAGCCTACAAAGCTATCGATGTCTGACAGGCGACAAGATTAATATCTCAGCATCTGGGGGGGCAACGCTTTACTCTCTGAGTAAGTTCGACAGTATTGGACATTTGTGGGAAAACCAAAGTATTCGTTCATCTGATGAGCAGCTTTATAAAGCGAAGGCGGCGGGCAAGAATCAAGTGAATATTCACGTACATTAATTCGTGAGTGCATTATAGAGCCTAGTCGTTTGACTAGGCTCTTTCACCTAAGGAAAAATGTCTTCCTGATAGATGTTATTTTTTGACGCGGACTTTTCTCATCCACTTTTGGTGAACACCGCGACGTAGGCTTTGGAAGCTGTTTTCTACCTTGTCGACACCAAGCAGGATAACTAACGCCATTAACGTGATAATAACCGACTGGGAAAGATGCCCTAGTGCAAT
Above is a window of Vibrio atlanticus DNA encoding:
- a CDS encoding sensor domain-containing diguanylate cyclase gives rise to the protein MTVSFLVVFSLLLVDSAEESEKQYGIENQGVTRSLAELTQIINALEYNITALYPLHSDTYVFSHEKKVEGKTCYFISEEQQATRFDFMFSGPSEMCDLKSELHSEAGKRMFIAPTMAYFANTIDTISAIYFISKDKFIISSPSDFARYIKGDTFDSIVNSRPYWVNTIRFGLAQGQDQVVYTGQYDDYLTGKKVVTLTKGIYVDGEFKGVLGVDGYVSNLVSNPVHGYKVTSARGVNKYGVLDFTYSRPLYVDGVNTELYLTIEEGKSEHFLHILELERVQLLILLALYFVSALWLWRFYIRQEHQRLNDLAMQDPLTGLLNRRGFEERLLAQGEEPIIGVGVFDIDDFKEVNDQYGHKVGDEVICHVAQLMLNSVRQQDIVARFGGEEFVVAITGESSELLSSIFERIQNDISLQSYRCLTGDKINISASGGATLYSLSKFDSIGHLWENQSIRSSDEQLYKAKAAGKNQVNIHVH